The following are encoded together in the Salvia hispanica cultivar TCC Black 2014 chromosome 6, UniMelb_Shisp_WGS_1.0, whole genome shotgun sequence genome:
- the LOC125195222 gene encoding CTD small phosphatase-like protein 1 — protein MTTLFLLPPPKKNSNLLPRNSLTSLSLEIEMVSKVVKRTPTKSLRNRKNLPFTHRRSRSRTKSPIKNTAAAAVASINKSFHTCHRHLIKIFTKLARIATPRKTPRKKGYKILEKAPSNASDIRRSLFTDKYALPPPLDPRKNTIFLDLDETLVHSTATVPPERYDFVVRPVIDGEKSEFYVLKRPFVDEFLGYLSEKFEIVIFTAGVEEYASLVLDKLDWRKAISHRLYRNSCRAVDGRFVKDLGEIGRELSRVVIIDDNPNSYQLQPE, from the coding sequence ATGACTACTCTGTTTCTTCTTCCcccaccaaaaaaaaactcaaatctTCTCCCCCGAAACTCCctcacctctctctctctagaaataGAAATGGTGTCGAAGGTGGTGAAAAGAACCCCCACAAAATCCCTCAGAAACCGGAAAAACCTCCCTTTCACCCATCGCCGCAGCCGCAGCCGCACAAAGTCACCGATCAAGAATACAGCCGCCGCGGCCGTCGCCTCCATCAACAAATCCTTCCACACCTGCCACCGCCACCTCATCAAGATCTTCACGAAGCTCGCCCGCATCGCCACCCCCAGAAAAACCCCACGCAAGAAGGGCTACAAAATCCTCGAAAAAGCCCCATCAAATGCATCCGATATCCGGCGATCTCTCTTCACCGACAAATACGCTCTCCCTCCGCCCCTAGACCCTAGAAAAAATACCATTTTCCTCGACCTCGACGAAACCCTAGTTCACTCCACCGCTACTGTGCCTCCGGAGAGGTACGATTTCGTCGTCCGCCCCGTAATCGACGGCGAGAAATCCGAATTCTACGTCTTGAAAAGGCCTTTCGTTGATGAATTCCTGGGCTATTTGAGTGAGAAATTCGAGATTGTGATTTTCACAGCTGGAGTTGAGGAGTATGCGTCTCTGGTTCTCGATAAGCTCGATTGGAGGAAGGCCATCTCGCATCGATTGTATCGTAATTCGTGTAGAGCTGTGGATGGGAGATTCGTGAAGGATTTAGGGGAAATTGGGAGGGAGCTGAGCAGGGTGGTGATTATCGATGATAATCCCAATTCGTATCAATTGCAGCCGGAA
- the LOC125196542 gene encoding seipin-2-like isoform X3 encodes MGMEEAKSSAQFGDDEDEYQDAVDEFEFYDCRENFSDSIESNRDESISDPSPVSVESNLEDKSPPPTVLRRRRSLSSKKSFRDDTAESAKLGTRENVDKYLRERKVSLSRKFEGYEKALEDTKLALRRNEMNEEESTVTDALATAPGEELGFRGSDDSDSDSNLLLKLAEYVYEWLKEQRAALKLGMKCGWGLLWSAYVCSVLVGLLVSAFLMGGVLIKMVVEEPITMTRSLNFDYSEKSPVAFVPIMSNVKMNRDMRHFVEKPGIFKASGSRVVPRDHGVQITVSLTLPESEYNQHLGMFQVRVDFLAADGQILATSRRPCVLQYRSQSIRLLHTFLKVAPILTGYTSETQNLKANFKDFTEGQTPTASIKVVLEQRAEYSPGAGVPEIYSASLTLESNLPLTKRILWYWKKTLFVWVSMAVLMIELVFALLCCRPLIIPKIRLWEATPREPASHHDLSL; translated from the exons ATGGGAATGGAGGAAGCGAAATCGAGCGCGCAATTTGGCGACGACGAAGATGAATATCAAGATGCCGTAGACGAATTCGAATTTTACGATTGCCGCGAGAATTTTTCCGATTCAATCGAATCCAATCGTGATGAATCAATCTCGGATCCTAGCCCTGTTTCAGTTGAATCCAATCTGGAAGACAAATCCCCGCCGCCAACGGTTCTCCGCCGCCGCAGGTCTCTGTCGAGTAAAAAATCATTCAGAGATGACACGGCGGAATCGGCGAAGCTCGGCACGCGGGAAAATGTGGACAAATacttgagagagagaaaggtgTCGCTTTCTCGGAAATTCGAGGGATACGAGAAGGCGTTGGAGGATACGAAGCTTGCTTTGCGGAGGAATGAGATGAACGAAGAGGAATCAACGGTAACGGATGCGCTCGCAACAGCTCCTGGTGAAGAATTGGGCTTCAGAGGAAGTGATGATTCGGATTCGGATTCGAACCTTCTGTTAAAGCTGGCTG AATATGTGTATGAATGGTTGAAAGAGCAGCGAGCGGCTTTGAAATTAGGGATGAAATGTGGTTGGGGGTTGTTGTGGTCAGCTTATGTGTGTTCTGTATTGGTCGGATTGTTGGTGTCCGCATTTTTGATGGGCGGAGTGTTGATAAAAATGGTGGTGGAGGAGCCGATTACTATGACTAGGAGCTTGAATTTCGATTATTCAGAGAAGAGCCCGGTGGCATTTGTGCCGATTATGTCAAACGTGAAGATGAATCGTGACATGAGGCATTTCGTGGAGAAGCCTGGGATCTTTAAGGCCAGTGGATCAAGGGTCGTGCCACGGGATCATGGGGTGCAGATTACTGTGTCTCTAACGTTGCCCGAGTCTGAATACAACCAACATCTTGGGATGTTTCAG GTCAGAGTCGATTTCCTTGCTGCTGATGGCCAAATTCTGGCAACATCACGACGTCCCTGCGTGCTGCAGTACAGGAGCCAGTCGATTCGCCTCCTGCATACTTTCCTCAAGGTCGCCCCCATTCTTACCGGCTACACATCAGAAACCCAGAACCTGAAAGCAAACTTCAAAGATTTCACCGAAGGTCAAACCCCAACCGCTTCCATAAAGGTTGTTCTTGAGCAGCGAGCTGAGTACTCACCCGGTGCTGGAGTCCCAGAAATATACAGCGCATCCCTGACCCTCGAGTCCAATCTCCCTCTCACAAAAAGGATCTTGTGGTACTGGAAGAAAACACTGTTTGTGTGGGTAAGCATGGCAGTGCTTATGATTGAGTTGGTTTTTGCTCTCCTTTGCTGCAGACCTCTCATCATCCCCAAAATAAGGCTCTGGGAAGCCACGCCTCGAGAGCCTGCCTCTCACCACGATCTTAGCCTGTGA
- the LOC125196542 gene encoding seipin-2-like isoform X1, whose translation MGMEEAKSSAQFGDDEDEYQDAVDEFEFYDCRENFSDSIESNRDESISDPSPVSVESNLEDKSPPPTVLRRRRSLSSKKSFRDDTAESAKLGTRENVDKYLRERKVSLSRKFEGYEKALEDTKLALRRNEMNEEESTVTDALATAPGEELGFRGSDDSDSDSNLLLKLAGIVIKPIAIQIDLLVKIVTFTIRLAYYSYMIVFNPLGLLLGFRGFLIQQLKKIWNLTFGIVSEYVYEWLKEQRAALKLGMKCGWGLLWSAYVCSVLVGLLVSAFLMGGVLIKMVVEEPITMTRSLNFDYSEKSPVAFVPIMSNVKMNRDMRHFVEKPGIFKASGSRVVPRDHGVQITVSLTLPESEYNQHLGMFQVRVDFLAADGQILATSRRPCVLQYRSQSIRLLHTFLKVAPILTGYTSETQNLKANFKDFTEGQTPTASIKVVLEQRAEYSPGAGVPEIYSASLTLESNLPLTKRILWYWKKTLFVWVSMAVLMIELVFALLCCRPLIIPKIRLWEATPREPASHHDLSL comes from the exons ATGGGAATGGAGGAAGCGAAATCGAGCGCGCAATTTGGCGACGACGAAGATGAATATCAAGATGCCGTAGACGAATTCGAATTTTACGATTGCCGCGAGAATTTTTCCGATTCAATCGAATCCAATCGTGATGAATCAATCTCGGATCCTAGCCCTGTTTCAGTTGAATCCAATCTGGAAGACAAATCCCCGCCGCCAACGGTTCTCCGCCGCCGCAGGTCTCTGTCGAGTAAAAAATCATTCAGAGATGACACGGCGGAATCGGCGAAGCTCGGCACGCGGGAAAATGTGGACAAATacttgagagagagaaaggtgTCGCTTTCTCGGAAATTCGAGGGATACGAGAAGGCGTTGGAGGATACGAAGCTTGCTTTGCGGAGGAATGAGATGAACGAAGAGGAATCAACGGTAACGGATGCGCTCGCAACAGCTCCTGGTGAAGAATTGGGCTTCAGAGGAAGTGATGATTCGGATTCGGATTCGAACCTTCTGTTAAAGCTGGCTGGTATAGTAATCAAGCCTATCGCCATCCAAATTGATTTGCTAGTCAAAATTGTTACGTTTACGATTCGATTGGCGTATTACTCGTACATGATTGTGTTTAACCCCCTGGGGCTTTTGCTGGGATTCCGAGGGTTTCTAATTCagcaattgaaaaaaatatggaatcTCACGTTTGGAATTGTTTCAGAATATGTGTATGAATGGTTGAAAGAGCAGCGAGCGGCTTTGAAATTAGGGATGAAATGTGGTTGGGGGTTGTTGTGGTCAGCTTATGTGTGTTCTGTATTGGTCGGATTGTTGGTGTCCGCATTTTTGATGGGCGGAGTGTTGATAAAAATGGTGGTGGAGGAGCCGATTACTATGACTAGGAGCTTGAATTTCGATTATTCAGAGAAGAGCCCGGTGGCATTTGTGCCGATTATGTCAAACGTGAAGATGAATCGTGACATGAGGCATTTCGTGGAGAAGCCTGGGATCTTTAAGGCCAGTGGATCAAGGGTCGTGCCACGGGATCATGGGGTGCAGATTACTGTGTCTCTAACGTTGCCCGAGTCTGAATACAACCAACATCTTGGGATGTTTCAG GTCAGAGTCGATTTCCTTGCTGCTGATGGCCAAATTCTGGCAACATCACGACGTCCCTGCGTGCTGCAGTACAGGAGCCAGTCGATTCGCCTCCTGCATACTTTCCTCAAGGTCGCCCCCATTCTTACCGGCTACACATCAGAAACCCAGAACCTGAAAGCAAACTTCAAAGATTTCACCGAAGGTCAAACCCCAACCGCTTCCATAAAGGTTGTTCTTGAGCAGCGAGCTGAGTACTCACCCGGTGCTGGAGTCCCAGAAATATACAGCGCATCCCTGACCCTCGAGTCCAATCTCCCTCTCACAAAAAGGATCTTGTGGTACTGGAAGAAAACACTGTTTGTGTGGGTAAGCATGGCAGTGCTTATGATTGAGTTGGTTTTTGCTCTCCTTTGCTGCAGACCTCTCATCATCCCCAAAATAAGGCTCTGGGAAGCCACGCCTCGAGAGCCTGCCTCTCACCACGATCTTAGCCTGTGA
- the LOC125196542 gene encoding seipin-2-like isoform X2: MGMEEAKSSAQFGDDEDEYQDAVDEFEFYDCRENFSDSIESNRDESISDPSPVSVESNLEDKSPPPTVLRRRRSLSSKKSFRDDTAESAKLGTRENVDKYLRERKVSLSRKFEGYEKALEDTKLALRRNEMNEEESTVTDALATAPGEELGFRGSDDSDSDSNLLLKLAGIVIKPIAIQIDLLVKIVTFTIRLAYYSYMIVFNPLGLLLGFRGFLIQQLKKIWNLTFGIVSEYVYEWLKEQRAALKLGMKCGWGLLWSAYVCSVLVGLLVSAFLMGGVLIKMVVEEPITMTRSLNFDYSEKSPVAFVPIMSNVKMNRDMRHFVEKPGIFKASGSRVVPRDHGVQITVSLTLPESEYNQHLGMFQVRVDFLAADGQILATSRRPCVLQYRSQSIRLLHTFLKVAPILTGYTSETQNLKANFKDFTEGQTPTASIKVVLEQRAEYSPGAGVPEIYSASLTLESNLPLTKRIL; encoded by the exons ATGGGAATGGAGGAAGCGAAATCGAGCGCGCAATTTGGCGACGACGAAGATGAATATCAAGATGCCGTAGACGAATTCGAATTTTACGATTGCCGCGAGAATTTTTCCGATTCAATCGAATCCAATCGTGATGAATCAATCTCGGATCCTAGCCCTGTTTCAGTTGAATCCAATCTGGAAGACAAATCCCCGCCGCCAACGGTTCTCCGCCGCCGCAGGTCTCTGTCGAGTAAAAAATCATTCAGAGATGACACGGCGGAATCGGCGAAGCTCGGCACGCGGGAAAATGTGGACAAATacttgagagagagaaaggtgTCGCTTTCTCGGAAATTCGAGGGATACGAGAAGGCGTTGGAGGATACGAAGCTTGCTTTGCGGAGGAATGAGATGAACGAAGAGGAATCAACGGTAACGGATGCGCTCGCAACAGCTCCTGGTGAAGAATTGGGCTTCAGAGGAAGTGATGATTCGGATTCGGATTCGAACCTTCTGTTAAAGCTGGCTGGTATAGTAATCAAGCCTATCGCCATCCAAATTGATTTGCTAGTCAAAATTGTTACGTTTACGATTCGATTGGCGTATTACTCGTACATGATTGTGTTTAACCCCCTGGGGCTTTTGCTGGGATTCCGAGGGTTTCTAATTCagcaattgaaaaaaatatggaatcTCACGTTTGGAATTGTTTCAGAATATGTGTATGAATGGTTGAAAGAGCAGCGAGCGGCTTTGAAATTAGGGATGAAATGTGGTTGGGGGTTGTTGTGGTCAGCTTATGTGTGTTCTGTATTGGTCGGATTGTTGGTGTCCGCATTTTTGATGGGCGGAGTGTTGATAAAAATGGTGGTGGAGGAGCCGATTACTATGACTAGGAGCTTGAATTTCGATTATTCAGAGAAGAGCCCGGTGGCATTTGTGCCGATTATGTCAAACGTGAAGATGAATCGTGACATGAGGCATTTCGTGGAGAAGCCTGGGATCTTTAAGGCCAGTGGATCAAGGGTCGTGCCACGGGATCATGGGGTGCAGATTACTGTGTCTCTAACGTTGCCCGAGTCTGAATACAACCAACATCTTGGGATGTTTCAG GTCAGAGTCGATTTCCTTGCTGCTGATGGCCAAATTCTGGCAACATCACGACGTCCCTGCGTGCTGCAGTACAGGAGCCAGTCGATTCGCCTCCTGCATACTTTCCTCAAGGTCGCCCCCATTCTTACCGGCTACACATCAGAAACCCAGAACCTGAAAGCAAACTTCAAAGATTTCACCGAAGGTCAAACCCCAACCGCTTCCATAAAGGTTGTTCTTGAGCAGCGAGCTGAGTACTCACCCGGTGCTGGAGTCCCAGAAATATACAGCGCATCCCTGACCCTCGAGTCCAATCTCCCTCTCACAAAAAGGATCTTGTG A